The nucleotide window CTACGCCTACCAATATTTTATAGACGGCAGCATCAAAGTCGCCGACCCTTATTCCGAGTTGGTACTCGACCCTTTCAATGACGGCTACATCTCCGAAAGCACTTTTCCCGATATGCCCGCTTATCCGGTCGGAAAAACCAACGGCATAGCGAGTGTGCTGCAAACCGCACAAACGCCCTACCAATGGAGCAGTACCGATTTTCAACGCCCCGCCCCCGCACAACTCAACGTTTACGAACTCTTAATCCGCGATTTTGTCACCGACCACGATTATCAGTCTTTGATAGATTCACTACATTATCTCAAAAATTTAGGCATCAACGCCGTAGAGCTGATGCCTGTTACCGAATTTGAAGGCAATATCAGTTGGGGCTATAATATTTCGTATGCAATGGCTTTGGATAAATATTACGGCACTAAAAACAAATTTAAAGAATTGATAGACAGTTGCCACGCCAACGGCATGGCTGTTATTATGGATATGGTACTCAATCATCATTTTGGTCAAAATTCTTTGGTGCAAATGTATCCTTTGGCAGATAACCCTTGGTTTAATGAAGTAGCTACTCACGATTTCAATGTAGGTTATGATTTCAACCACGAAAGCCCCGCCACCAGAACATACAGCAAGCGCATTATGGAGTATTGGTTGGAGGAATATCACATTGATGGCTATCGTTTTGACTTATCCAAAGGATTTACGCAAAAACCCACCCTCGGCAATGTAGGATTGTGGGGGCAATACGATGCCTCGCGCATAGCTATCTGGAAAGAATACGCCGACTTTATGTGGAGCGTAGAGCCGGATTGCTATGTAATTTTGGAGCATTTTGCCGACAACAGCGAAGAAAAAGAACTTACCAACTACGGCATGATGGTATGGGGCAATTTTAATCACGCTTTTTCGGAAACATCAAAAGGCTATGTGAATGGCGTTGATTTTTCGTGGTTGTATTACAAAAACCGCAACTTCAATAATCCCGCATCAGTGGGCTATATGGAAAGCCACGACGAAGAGCGCGTCATGTATCGTTGTGCGCAGGAGGGCTTGGCTTCGGGCAATTATAATGTAAAAGAAACCGCAGTAGCATTAGAGCGCATCAAACTCGCCGCCGCTTTGTTTTTCAGCGTGCCGGGACCTAAAATGATTTGGCAATTCGGCGAATTAGGCTACGATTATTCCATTAATTACAACGGGCGCACAGGTCCGAAACCCATTCGTTGGGATTACTATTTTGAAAATGAACGCCGCGCTTCCGTAAATCAGATGTTTGGCGAAATGATGAATTTGCGCAATAATTATGCACCTTTCCGCGAAGGCGATGCCACTATTGACTTAAGCGGCAGTTTGAAAAAAATCAGCCTCCTGCACCCCGATTTTGACGTGCATGTACTGGCAAATGTGGCAATTATAGACAAAAACGAAGAAGCCGAGTTTCCGCACGGCGGCTGGTGGTACGAGTGGTTGAGCGGCGATAGTATAGAAGTAAGCAATGTGGATATGTTTTTGGCTTTCAATGAAGGGGAGTTTCGCATTTATACCACACAAAAATTGCCGCCGCCGCCCGCCGATTTGGTAGATTTGGCAGTGTATAACCCCACCATAGAACCCACACACTGGAATTTACACATCAGCCCTAATCCGGCGACAGACAAGGAGCCACTCCATATAACGTTCAGCACAGAACGCCCCGAAAATATCAGTCTCGAACTCTACAACAGCGAAGGGCGTAAAGTGGCGCATATTGCCGATTTTACGGCAGCAAGCGGCACACATACACACCGTTGGCAGCCTTTGGGATACGGCAATACGCCTCTGCCAATAGGCATATATTTTGTCGTTATCAACGGCGAGCAATATTACAGTGCCGTACCGATAGTAAAACAATAAATGTACAACAAAAAAACACTATAAATCGCGGATATTATTGGAGCGAAAAGAGCCGATATAATTGCGTAAATTTAACCAAAAAGCTAAAATAAGGTATATAATCAAAGGCGACCAATTGCTGATAAAAGTGGTATAAATGAAAAAAAGGCGCACCTGAGCAGAAGCAATTCCTATTTTTTCACCCAAATACGAACAAACTCCGAAAGCTTTCGGTTCAATGTATTCGCGTATTTTTTCAACAGATTCCATATTCAGATTCTCTACATTATATATAACAATACGGACTTGCTACAAAATTAAATATTTTCTCTTTTATACACCATAAAAAATATTTTAATAAAAAAAAAAACATTCACGATTTAATCATACTTGAAAAAAATTTAAATTATTTGTAATGATATTAAGAAAAAAACACCATATTGCGAGCTGGATAATGATAGCCCTGATAAGTGTGGTTGCCTGCAAAAACACACCTGCCGAAACTGCCACACCACCTGCCGCTGCTGCCACTACCACCAATTCCAACGAAGCAGTCCCCGCTCCTGCTGCTGCACCGACAACAACAACCGCCGCCGCCACAACGCCGACCACCGCCGATGCCACCCAAATACAATGGATAAGCCCCGAACAATTGGAAGCCGCCGCTCAAAAAGAGCCGCGTAAAGTATTGGTAGATTTATACACAGATTGGTGCGGTTGGTGTAAAAAATTAGACAAACAAACTTTTTCGCACCCGCATATCGGCAATTATGTCAATCAAAAATTTTATGCCGTAAAAATGAATGCCGAAAACCCGAATGATATTACTTTCAAAGGACAAACGTATCACTTTCGTCCTGCCGGAGGGGGCGGGGGCCACGGGGGCGTGGTCTGGGGGGGGGGGGGCAGGGGCCCCCCTACCGTAGCTTTTTTAGACGAAAACTACAACGCATCAATGCTTTTGCGGGTTTTCGTATGCCAGCGCAATTCGATGCCCTGCTCAAATACATCGGCGAAAATCATTATCAAAAACAATCTTTTGACGCTTTTTCCGCCGGTTTTAAATCGGAAATTTAGAAGTTGTTTAGGTTTTTTTTTTGACCAATTTGCGAATAAAAATAGCAATAAAAGCAATTAGTGAAAGTGAAGTCCAATTTCGGGAGGAGGTTTCAAAACGGATTAAAAGGGCTTTAAAACTGTCCATCCAAGCGTTTGCGTGTTCAATAACCGACCTATTTTTATAAAGTTGTTCATCAAAGATGTGCGTTCCGTCTTGATAGGGTTCTTCGTTTTTGTTAGCACCGTTGCGCGGGTTGGGTTTGACATTGGCAAAGATGCCTTCTTGTTCGCAGGCTTTAGAAAAAAGACAGACTGTCAAATCCGGGGTCTGCATTTAAAAACAGCCCTTCTAAAGAGATACCCGCCTCTTTTAACATAGCACATACTTCTTAAAAAGGGCTTCTATTTGGTACAAGTCGTGATGTTGTCCTTCTTGCGGACTCGCCATTGCCAACAAATTCAAATCCCCAGGTTTTTTCCCTTGTTTTTTCCTTTTTTTTTCCCAGGCTTTTCGCCCCTGATACCCCACCGCTTGTCCGCCTCGCTTTACGGGCGTATGGCTGCCATCAAATTCAACACTAGACATATCCAAAAATTGGCACTTAGATCGGAGCAAATTTACCCAAGCCTTGCGCCAACAACCCAATTTTGACCAATTATTGAAATGTTGAAACACACTGTTCCAACTAAAATCAGCAACAGAAAAAAGGATCCCATCGGTAATTTCCGCCGCTGGCAGCCTGTTTTTAAGCGATATAGAATAGCCATAACGATGTCTTCTATAGGAATCTTGATTTTTGGACCCCGACTACCCAATATTAAATGCGGAACTATCCATTTTTTTACAATATCTTTGCTTAGTACACTCATCTTTGTTGATTTTTTATGATTTAGTAACCACAAAGATCTAACAGAATGAGTGTATTTTTTTTAAATTATGCCTTTTTTTCTGCTCTTATTCCCTGTTTTATGAAACTCTAAACAACTTCTTAATTATTAGGAGAAATTATATCAATGCTCCAAATGCGCTTTTGCCACCTGAAATGCAGTTTTGTTGTCGCTGCTGCCATGCACTACGGCTACGATTTCGCAATTATCCAAATTCCAGGCAGAAGACACATTTTTGATGCGTAAATTGCGAATAACACGCTGTCCGGCGGGTTTTTCTGCATTGCTGCCCACCAACAACACACCCTGCGCCGGTGTGAGCATCGCCCGCACTACATGACGATGCACATAATTGACATCTATCACTTCACCCGGAAATTCCTGCGCATCGGTGATATTATCTTCCGTAAGATATACACTCAATTTTACATCTTCGCTCACGGCTTGCGTAAAATCTATCTGCACCTGCGCCCATATTGCGGCAGAGTCGGCTTCGTAGCCGCTTTCGTTGATGCTCACATTGATGGGTGTGGCTACCGCCAAACGGCTTTCTACATAAGGCTGCCAAGGAGCATTTTGATACAATGCTATATCAAAAATATCGTCAAATTTAAAGCGGTCTATCACCACTGCCGGCAAACCGAACACATTAAAATACGACAACAAAGTTGATGCTTCGGGTGTGCGAAAATCTTGCGTACTGCTCCCTGCTATGGGTTCTGCCAGATTGGTGGTGTGCAAGGTCACCGACACCACTTTTTCTTCGCCCAAAGCCGCTTTGATGCTTGCTATTTCGGCAGCACCATCGGGGCAATTCACACATTTTACGCCCGAAAACTCCTCCATCAGCACTTTTTTTTCTTGTGGCGTGGCAATTTCGCTTTCAAGGCTCACCACTTCTGCGGGTAAATTGTTGGTAGGTACGCTCAGGTCTATAAAAGGTGCTTTTTCTTCACAAGCAACCATACCCAAACAAAGAGCAAGCAATAAAAAGTTTTTTTTGAAGTGCATATACAGAAATGATTGGAGGTATAAAATAGAGTTACAAATATAAGATATTTTGCCAAATGTAAATAAGCTGTTTTTTTGACAAAAAATCGTATCATATCAAGCCAAACATTGATGATACATCTTTGTTTTCCAATAAAAGAAGTTTCTTTAACATTTTTTATATTAAAAAAATACAATTTTACGCCACTTGGCGGCGTATGTATCTGCATCACATTTTACTTAATATCATGAAAAAAATAATTTTTTTATGGGCGGCCGTATGGAGTATTGCCTTGATGAGCTGTGCCCAAGAATCCCAACAAAACAAAACAGGAGCAATAGCACAAAACGATAAAAGCGATGCTGCTGTGCAAAAAATAAAAAAAAGCGATGCCGAATGGAAAACTTTATTGAATGAGCAACAATATGAAGTGCTGCGCGAAAAGGAACGGAGCGCGCTTTCAGCAGCCCATTGAACAACAATAAGAAAAAAGGATTTTATACCTGTGCCGCTTGTAAGCAGGTACTTTTTGGTTCGGAGCAAAAATTTGACTCCGGTACGGGCTGGCCTAGCTTTTGGCAGCCTTACTCGCCGCAAAGCATTGTCACCGCCACCGACCACTCGCACGGTATGGAGCGCGACGAAGTAGTATGTGCCCGTTGCGGCGGTCATTTGGGACATGTGTTTGGCGATGGTCCCGAACCCACCGGCTTGCGCTACTGCATCAACGGCACATCCCTGCAATTTGACGAGCAACTACCGCCGCAACAACAACAAAACCGCAGCTATGCGCCCAAAGCCGTATGGAAACCGCCGTATTTGCGCAGGGCTGTTTTTGGTGTATGGAAGAAATTTTTGAGCAGATTATCGGCGTTGATGAAGTGATTTCGGGATATACGGGCGGCGCAGAGGCAAATCCCACCTACAAAGCGGTGGGCAGTGGCAGCACCGGACACGCAGAAGCCATAGAAATTTAATACGACCCCCGACAAATTACTTACGAACAATTGCTCAAATTATATTTTTTTGCGGGTGATGTAACACAGGAAAACGGACAGGTCCTGATATTGGCAAGCAGTATCGTTCTGCCATTTTTTATAAAAGCGAAGCCGAACAAAAAGCCGCACTTCGCTACATTGAGGAGTTGGAGGCACAAAAATTATTTACAAAAAAAATAGCGGTGGAAGTATTGCCTTACCGCAATTTTTATCCCGCCGAAGCCTATCATCAAAATTATGCACGCCTCAATCCCGCCGACCACTATGTGCAGGCGGTGTCTTTGCCGCGCTGCCAAAATGCACTCGCCCATTTTCCGGAATTGGTGAAACCCGACAAGAAAAAAAACAGTGAAAAATAATTGCGGCTCTTGTTTTTTTTAAGCGGAGTATATTTTTTTTTAAAATGCTCCGCTTAAACTTTATCACGCCCCGACTATCTCACACACAATAAAAACAACAGAAAAAAAACATCTATGATACGTTATTTCATCAATGCCGCACTACTGATGATTTTGTGCAGTACGAATATATGGGCGCAATACGACCCTGCTGCCAAAAAAATTTTAGATGCTACTGCCAAAAAATTCAGAACCCACAACAGCGTCAAAGCAGATTTTACAGTGGCTGTAGAGAATAAAGATGCAGATATTCAGGAACAATACAAAGGCAAATTGTATATGCAGTCGTGCAGTTTTCGTTTGGAAACACCCGAATTGGAGCAATTTTCGGACGGTAGCACTACGTGGACGTATTTGAAGGAAAACAAAGAAATTCAGATTACCGAAAATACAGGAGATAATGCCGAATTGTCGCCGCACAGTTATTTACGATTTACGAAGACGGCTACAAATACCAAATGCGCCCTGCTATCAAAGTGCGGGGAATTGTCTGTGATGAAATAGAACTCAGCCCGCAAAACCGCGAAATGCCTTTTTTAAAGTAATTTTGAGCATCGCCACCAACAACCGCCAATTGATGAAAGCAGTATTGCTCAACAAAAACGGCACACGCATCACCTACGAAATGCAGGATTTTAAGACCAATGTACCTTTGGATAAAAGCCTGTTTTTTTTCAATAAAAACAACTACAAAGGCATTGAAATTGTAGATTTGAGATAGTGTGATGATTGCAAGAAAAGTAAGCACTTTGTATTGCGCAACACACATAATACATTCATATAGTCTTTAATAGTAAATAATAAGAAAAACAAAGCCTGATGTTGTCATTGCTTTGTTTTTCTGTCTTTTTAAAATAAAAGGCATTGTATTTTTATAAATTGTTTCCGCATTAAAAAAAACATAGTGTCGGCTGGCAATAGATTTTTTAAAAGGAACAAAAAACGGGATATTTTTTTTACAACCGCACAATCAAGGCAACCGCCGAAGCATTAAGTCCTTCCTCACGCCCCACATAACCCATTTTTTCGTTGGTAGTGGCTTTGATAGAAATTTGGTCTTCGGTGATATTAAGCACCTGAGCTATGCTTTGTCGCA belongs to Sphingobacteriales bacterium and includes:
- a CDS encoding T9SS type A sorting domain-containing protein; this translates as MTKVSDNVYSYTIYNAMEFYGVPETETIQKLALVFRNANGSQEGKDVGNADIYLQIYEQGLYASFTIPGAYESFSSLNQTVTIAAESSQPATLELYLNNSLLQSAANAQNMEYFFTPTEAGHYYFKMKASTADAIAEDSAHVVVQGEVPIAELPLNVRDGVNYISDNSVILSLYAPDKNFVYVVGDFNNWELHPSGFMNRTPEGDRYWLQIDNLEAGKAYAYQYFIDGSIKVADPYSELVLDPFNDGYISESTFPDMPAYPVGKTNGIASVLQTAQTPYQWSSTDFQRPAPAQLNVYELLIRDFVTDHDYQSLIDSLHYLKNLGINAVELMPVTEFEGNISWGYNISYAMALDKYYGTKNKFKELIDSCHANGMAVIMDMVLNHHFGQNSLVQMYPLADNPWFNEVATHDFNVGYDFNHESPATRTYSKRIMEYWLEEYHIDGYRFDLSKGFTQKPTLGNVGLWGQYDASRIAIWKEYADFMWSVEPDCYVILEHFADNSEEKELTNYGMMVWGNFNHAFSETSKGYVNGVDFSWLYYKNRNFNNPASVGYMESHDEERVMYRCAQEGLASGNYNVKETAVALERIKLAAALFFSVPGPKMIWQFGELGYDYSINYNGRTGPKPIRWDYYFENERRASVNQMFGEMMNLRNNYAPFREGDATIDLSGSLKKISLLHPDFDVHVLANVAIIDKNEEAEFPHGGWWYEWLSGDSIEVSNVDMFLAFNEGEFRIYTTQKLPPPPADLVDLAVYNPTIEPTHWNLHISPNPATDKEPLHITFSTERPENISLELYNSEGRKVAHIADFTAASGTHTHRWQPLGYGNTPLPIGIYFVVINGEQYYSAVPIVKQ
- a CDS encoding PspC family transcriptional regulator; translated protein: MESVEKIREYIEPKAFGVCSYLGEKIGIASAQVRLFFIYTTFISNWSPLIIYLILAFWLNLRNYIGSFRSNNIRDL
- a CDS encoding thioredoxin family protein, coding for MILRKKHHIASWIMIALISVVACKNTPAETATPPAAAATTTNSNEAVPAPAAAPTTTTAAATTPTTADATQIQWISPEQLEAAAQKEPRKVLVDLYTDWCGWCKKLDKQTFSHPHIGNYVNQKFYAVKMNAENPNDITFKGQTYHFRPAGGGGGHGGVVWGGGGRGPPTVAFLDENYNASMLLRVFVCQRNSMPCSNTSAKIIIKNNLLTLFPPVLNRKFRSCLGFFFDQFANKNSNKSN
- a CDS encoding Omp28-related outer membrane protein, with amino-acid sequence MLALCLGMVACEEKAPFIDLSVPTNNLPAEVVSLESEIATPQEKKVLMEEFSGVKCVNCPDGAAEIASIKAALGEEKVVSVTLHTTNLAEPIAGSSTQDFRTPEASTLLSYFNVFGLPAVVIDRFKFDDIFDIALYQNAPWQPYVESRLAVATPINVSINESGYEADSAAIWAQVQIDFTQAVSEDVKLSVYLTEDNITDAQEFPGEVIDVNYVHRHVVRAMLTPAQGVLLVGSNAEKPAGQRVIRNLRIKNVSSAWNLDNCEIVAVVHGSSDNKTAFQVAKAHLEH
- a CDS encoding peptide-methionine (S)-S-oxide reductase — protein: MEEIFEQIIGVDEVISGYTGGAEANPTYKAVGSGSTGHAEAIEI
- a CDS encoding peptide-methionine (S)-S-oxide reductase, producing MGKQYRSAIFYKSEAEQKAALRYIEELEAQKLFTKKIAVEVLPYRNFYPAEAYHQNYARLNPADHYVQAVSLPRCQNALAHFPELVKPDKKKNSEK
- a CDS encoding outer membrane lipoprotein carrier protein LolA, which translates into the protein MIRYFINAALLMILCSTNIWAQYDPAAKKILDATAKKFRTHNSVKADFTVAVENKDADIQEQYKGKLYMQSCSFRLETPELEQFSDGSTTWTYLKENKEIQITENTGDNAELSPHSYLRFTKTATNTKCALLSKCGELSVMK